In Candidatus Pelagibacter sp. HIMB1321, a single genomic region encodes these proteins:
- a CDS encoding sugar phosphate nucleotidyltransferase produces the protein MIIIIPLGGIGKRFSDLGYNDPKPLVKVLGKEIIFWVLDNLRLKKKDKLYIVYNNQLEKFSFEEHFAKYPNINFLKLDHNTHGPVETIYKLTSILEKNSKNEGLLILDGDTFYKKNIINLIDKNVHTVFYHKTKIKEPIFSYVKLNKNKIYKIVEKKKISNNANTGAYFFNNIKKFNAYSKSALKKDKRIYVSDIYNLLLKNKETIKGIEIKEKEFDCLGTPKQVIDFSKKNKVEKKRFCFDLDNTLVTYPKVKDDYNTVKPIIKNIKFLNFLHSQGHYIIIYTARRMRTHNGNIKKVKKEIENLTLNQLKLFKIRYDELILGKPYANFYIDDLSINPIENLNTKLGYYETKDYLTRNFNEVIVGEKFTIKKSSNINKLNSEINFLQKIPSKIKKFFPKIKETGKNFYKMDTVDGLKLSYLLVNNLLTKEDLTNLFKKLNFIHKSKTLRSQNLINIYDNYSNKFNLRTKNLRKYKKKYLNKLNEYLKDYENFNKGKVGVIHGDPVLSNIIKKNNSDLIFLDPRGSLGKKFTIFGDINYDFAKIYQSLTGYEYIILDKKIDQAYLSELKNHFEKLVLDNKQIDNIETLKILTSSLYFTLINFHNKKYTSKFLDIACKLI, from the coding sequence ATGATTATTATAATTCCTCTTGGTGGTATTGGTAAGAGATTTTCTGACTTAGGTTACAATGATCCTAAACCACTTGTAAAAGTTTTAGGAAAGGAAATAATATTTTGGGTCTTGGATAACCTGCGACTAAAAAAGAAAGATAAACTTTATATTGTATATAATAATCAATTGGAAAAATTTAGTTTTGAAGAGCATTTTGCAAAATATCCAAATATAAATTTTTTAAAACTAGACCACAATACTCATGGCCCAGTAGAAACAATTTATAAATTAACTAGTATTTTAGAAAAAAACTCAAAAAATGAAGGTCTTTTAATTTTAGACGGAGATACATTTTATAAAAAAAATATTATTAACCTAATTGATAAAAATGTTCATACTGTTTTTTATCATAAGACTAAAATTAAAGAACCAATTTTTTCGTATGTAAAACTAAATAAAAATAAAATTTACAAAATAGTTGAAAAAAAGAAAATTAGTAACAATGCAAATACAGGTGCTTATTTTTTTAACAATATTAAAAAATTTAATGCATATTCTAAATCTGCGCTAAAAAAAGATAAAAGAATTTATGTATCAGATATTTATAATTTATTATTAAAAAATAAAGAAACTATAAAAGGGATTGAAATCAAAGAAAAAGAGTTTGACTGTCTCGGAACACCGAAGCAAGTAATAGATTTTAGTAAGAAAAATAAAGTAGAAAAAAAAAGGTTTTGTTTTGATCTAGATAATACATTGGTAACATATCCTAAAGTAAAAGATGATTACAATACTGTAAAACCAATTATTAAAAATATCAAATTTTTAAATTTTCTTCATTCACAGGGACACTATATAATTATTTATACTGCCAGAAGAATGAGAACTCACAATGGAAATATAAAAAAAGTGAAAAAAGAAATAGAAAATTTGACCTTAAACCAATTAAAACTATTTAAAATTAGATATGACGAGCTCATACTAGGTAAGCCTTATGCAAATTTTTACATAGACGATTTATCAATCAACCCAATAGAAAATCTTAATACTAAACTTGGTTACTACGAAACAAAGGATTATTTGACAAGAAATTTTAATGAAGTCATTGTGGGTGAAAAATTTACAATAAAAAAATCATCAAATATAAATAAATTGAATAGTGAAATAAATTTTTTACAAAAAATACCCTCTAAAATAAAAAAATTTTTTCCTAAAATTAAAGAGACTGGTAAAAATTTTTATAAAATGGATACTGTAGATGGGTTAAAACTTTCATATTTATTAGTAAATAATTTATTAACTAAAGAAGATCTTACAAATTTATTTAAAAAACTAAACTTCATTCATAAATCAAAAACTTTGAGAAGCCAAAATTTAATTAACATTTATGATAATTATTCAAATAAGTTTAATCTAAGAACCAAAAATCTAAGAAAATATAAAAAAAAATACTTAAACAAACTAAATGAATATTTAAAAGATTATGAAAATTTTAACAAGGGAAAGGTTGGTGTTATTCATGGTGATCCAGTTTTATCAAACATAATTAAAAAAAATAATAGTGATCTTATTTTTTTAGATCCAAGAGGGAGTTTAGGTAAAAAATTTACAATTTTTGGTGATATAAACTATGATTTTGCTAAGATTTATCAAAGCCTAACTGGTTACGAATATATCATTTTGGACAAGAAAATAGACCAAGCATATTTAAGTGAACTTAAAAACCATTTTGAAAAACTTGTATTGGATAACAAACAAATAGATAATATTGAAACTTTAAAGATTCTAACATCGAGTCTTTATTTTACATTAATCAATTTTCATAATAAAAAATATACTTCAAAATTTTTAGATATAGCCTGTAAACTAATTTAG
- a CDS encoding DUF4956 domain-containing protein → MEFILNNLNKIYIVVTLLFASLYLRILLQIVGQSWIKTIAHTSTLMLLPILTYVITSVISGNIALSLGMVGALSIVRFRNPVRSPLELSVYFGAITMGIAASVSLPWLILFIGAVTLVSIVLYSLNKINKFFSQTPFFVSSFSEGNSMSTLMIVTKSELDNLNNHEDLKSKTFSDEQTTYIFASSDFKNLQELEKSISSNNKIISSQLNK, encoded by the coding sequence ATGGAATTTATTTTAAACAATCTAAATAAAATCTACATAGTTGTTACTCTGTTATTCGCCTCATTATATCTAAGAATTTTATTACAGATTGTTGGACAATCCTGGATAAAGACAATAGCTCACACGTCTACATTGATGTTATTACCAATTCTTACTTATGTAATTACCAGTGTAATCTCAGGAAATATTGCTTTGTCACTAGGTATGGTGGGAGCTCTATCAATTGTGCGTTTCAGAAATCCAGTTAGATCTCCTCTTGAATTATCTGTGTATTTTGGAGCAATTACTATGGGTATAGCGGCATCAGTATCTCTACCGTGGCTTATCTTATTTATAGGAGCTGTTACATTGGTCAGTATAGTTCTTTATTCTTTGAATAAGATAAATAAATTTTTTTCGCAAACTCCTTTTTTCGTTAGTTCATTTTCTGAAGGAAATTCAATGTCAACATTAATGATCGTCACTAAAAGTGAGTTAGACAATTTAAATAATCATGAAGACTTAAAGTCCAAAACATTCAGTGATGAACAAACCACATATATTTTTGCATCATCTGATTTTAAAAATTTACAAGAATTAGAAAAATCTATAAGCTCTAATAATAAAATAATATCTTCTCAATTAAATAAATAA
- a CDS encoding glycosyltransferase family 2 protein — MHPLVSVIVNCHNGSKYLEKCIKSILNQKYQNLEIIFYDNFSNDGSKEIVNKLKDKRVKYYYSSKKLSLYKARNEAIKKTSGNLIAFLDADDWWDSSYLSEKKKFFINKKYDFFYSNVFFYHEKNNKFLKYNKFDLPDGKIFNYLANQYFIIISGLILRKKILKKENYFNDKYNIIGDYDLIMRISKYANAKSFNEPLVYYRVHNNNLSKLSKKMHYEEYREWYYNQEKNSDKNFEINKDKFLLELLKLKIINGLYQKKDLKLLILIFKIPKFKMKLKYLLAFLLPLKIVDFFRK; from the coding sequence ATGCATCCATTAGTCAGTGTAATAGTAAACTGTCATAATGGTTCGAAATATTTAGAAAAATGTATCAAAAGCATTTTAAATCAAAAATACCAAAACCTTGAAATAATTTTTTATGATAATTTCTCAAATGATGGTAGCAAAGAGATTGTAAATAAATTAAAAGATAAAAGAGTTAAATATTATTATAGTAGTAAAAAACTCTCATTATATAAGGCTAGAAATGAAGCTATTAAAAAAACTTCCGGCAATCTCATTGCTTTCCTCGATGCAGATGATTGGTGGGATAGTAGCTATCTTTCTGAAAAAAAAAAATTTTTTATAAATAAAAAATATGACTTTTTTTACAGTAACGTTTTTTTTTATCATGAAAAAAATAATAAATTTTTAAAATATAATAAATTTGATTTACCCGATGGTAAGATTTTTAATTATTTAGCTAATCAATATTTCATAATTATAAGTGGATTAATTTTAAGAAAAAAAATTTTAAAAAAAGAAAATTATTTTAATGATAAATATAATATCATTGGTGATTATGATTTAATTATGCGAATTAGCAAATACGCAAATGCAAAGTCTTTCAATGAACCATTGGTTTATTATAGAGTTCACAATAATAATTTATCAAAATTAAGTAAAAAAATGCATTATGAGGAGTATAGAGAATGGTATTACAATCAGGAAAAAAATAGTGATAAAAATTTTGAAATTAATAAAGATAAGTTTTTATTAGAATTGTTGAAATTAAAAATAATAAATGGATTGTATCAAAAGAAAGATTTAAAATTATTAATTCTAATTTTTAAAATACCAAAATTTAAGATGAAATTAAAATATTTATTAGCTTTCCTTTTACCATTAAAAATCGTTGATTTTTTTAGAAAATGA
- a CDS encoding glycosyltransferase produces MNRLVIISNDRLNFTENTIYSKFNDTLNIIEGLSKKNHLSFFCRKNYFKEIHKIKLKNKSKLKILQIKDLNFNNQKLFMISITPFNFCIFMIIKFFHQKIYGYVILRSDGFKEYESKFGFIGRTIYQFMFKKVLKELKPIIVSRNLSKIKNYDYYKINPSEITDIWKTRLKKPNIKIAKLLYVGRIKKEKGIFSLLKLVEKFTISFELNIVGQAERKILTKKNIHFYDETSDVKKIIQYYDRNNIFILPSFTEGSPKVILESLVRLRPIIIFREISHVKINFKGIFICDRNSVKLEKTIQYILGNYEKIQSDIKKNKIFTREEFQRELRKIVV; encoded by the coding sequence ATGAATAGATTAGTTATAATCTCTAATGATAGATTAAATTTCACAGAAAACACAATCTATTCAAAATTTAATGATACACTTAATATAATTGAAGGCTTATCAAAAAAAAACCATTTAAGTTTTTTTTGTAGAAAAAATTATTTTAAAGAAATTCACAAAATAAAATTAAAAAATAAGTCTAAACTTAAAATTTTGCAAATAAAAGATTTAAATTTTAATAATCAAAAACTTTTTATGATTTCAATCACACCCTTTAATTTTTGTATTTTCATGATAATCAAATTTTTTCACCAGAAGATTTATGGTTATGTAATTTTGAGAAGTGATGGCTTTAAAGAATATGAATCTAAATTTGGTTTCATTGGTAGGACAATCTATCAATTTATGTTTAAGAAAGTTCTAAAAGAACTTAAACCAATAATTGTTTCAAGAAATCTATCTAAAATAAAAAATTACGATTATTACAAAATCAATCCCTCAGAAATTACAGATATTTGGAAAACAAGGCTAAAAAAACCTAATATTAAAATAGCAAAATTATTATATGTTGGCAGAATAAAAAAAGAAAAAGGAATTTTCTCTCTTTTAAAACTTGTAGAAAAATTTACCATTAGTTTTGAGTTAAATATAGTTGGACAAGCTGAAAGAAAAATACTTACAAAAAAAAATATTCATTTTTATGATGAGACTTCTGATGTAAAAAAAATTATTCAATATTATGACAGAAACAATATATTTATTTTGCCATCATTTACAGAGGGTTCACCGAAAGTTATTTTGGAGAGCCTTGTTAGATTGAGGCCTATTATAATTTTTAGAGAAATCTCACATGTGAAGATTAATTTTAAAGGTATTTTTATTTGTGATCGAAATTCTGTAAAACTTGAAAAAACTATTCAGTATATTTTAGGTAATTATGAAAAGATTCAATCTGATATTAAGAAAAATAAAATTTTTACTAGAGAAGAATTTCAAAGAGAATTACGAAAGATAGTTGTATGA
- a CDS encoding acyltransferase family protein, whose protein sequence is MKYRSEIDGLRALAVIPVIFYHAGFELFKGGFVGVDVFFVISGYLITSIILDEMRNKEFSLINFYERRARRILPALFFVMLVSIFFAWNWMQPMQMKNFSQSLVAVSIFSSNILFWLETGYFEEISEEKPLLHTWSLAVEEQYYLFFPILLLFIWKFGRKKIISIFLTILITSLFLSEYTSRFYKEANFYLAPFRIWEIFFGSITAVMTKDKIIRDNNLLSTIGLIAILFSIFFFDETIRFPSFYTLFPVLGSVLIIIFANNNKGFVTKFLRIKLIVGIGLVSYSAYLWQQPIFAFVKIRFLDEPSKFIMFLLSIFTLLIATFSWKYIEKPFRQNKNSPISKKNFILFSIIGIFFFTTLGLYGHFQKGNIVKYQISPTITETIVRSNKQSECFGKDFIHKRDDWYCIIGDKTIKPSLVVFGDSHALSFLPTIDTSLQQLGESAYFIATHACPPLLNIHSFHDNQSLRNCNKLNERVLNFIKVNDIKNIFLVARWTYYTDGGYDGNDFSYIALENKNIKNKDVSRNAFKVGIEKTLASYKKLGVKLTVITQIPQQKHKALDLYFESLRSGDSVQNISLKRSDHDNLQNFVSSIFENKNIDLLDFTDIFCTSEICAVGDELNSLYYDDDHLSLSGSELIVKPTINYLKSNIYSK, encoded by the coding sequence TTGAAATATAGATCTGAAATAGATGGTTTACGTGCTCTAGCAGTTATTCCTGTGATTTTTTATCATGCAGGTTTTGAATTATTTAAAGGTGGTTTTGTAGGTGTGGATGTTTTTTTTGTTATCAGTGGTTATTTAATTACTTCAATTATATTAGATGAGATGAGGAATAAAGAATTTTCATTGATAAATTTTTATGAAAGAAGAGCAAGAAGAATTTTACCAGCTCTTTTTTTTGTAATGCTTGTATCAATATTCTTTGCATGGAATTGGATGCAGCCTATGCAAATGAAAAATTTCTCTCAAAGCTTAGTGGCTGTAAGCATATTTTCATCTAATATATTGTTTTGGCTAGAAACTGGTTATTTTGAGGAAATTTCAGAGGAAAAACCATTACTGCATACATGGAGTTTGGCTGTTGAGGAGCAATATTATTTATTTTTTCCAATTTTGCTTTTATTTATTTGGAAATTTGGAAGAAAAAAAATAATTTCAATATTTTTGACTATTTTAATAACAAGTTTATTCTTGAGTGAGTACACATCACGATTTTATAAAGAAGCAAATTTTTATTTAGCACCTTTCCGTATTTGGGAAATATTTTTTGGATCCATAACTGCAGTTATGACCAAAGATAAAATTATAAGGGATAACAATTTATTATCTACTATAGGATTAATTGCTATACTTTTTTCAATATTCTTCTTTGATGAAACGATACGCTTTCCAAGCTTTTATACATTATTTCCTGTGTTGGGATCAGTTTTAATTATTATTTTTGCAAACAACAATAAAGGTTTTGTTACAAAATTTTTAAGGATTAAACTCATTGTTGGAATAGGATTGGTAAGTTATTCGGCCTATTTATGGCAACAACCGATATTTGCATTTGTAAAAATTAGATTTCTAGATGAGCCATCAAAGTTTATTATGTTTTTACTTTCAATATTTACTTTATTGATTGCAACTTTTAGTTGGAAATATATTGAAAAACCATTCAGACAAAATAAAAATAGTCCAATTAGTAAAAAAAATTTTATTTTGTTTTCAATAATTGGAATATTTTTTTTTACTACATTAGGTTTATATGGTCATTTTCAAAAAGGAAATATTGTAAAATATCAAATTTCACCAACAATTACTGAGACAATTGTAAGATCAAATAAGCAATCAGAATGTTTTGGAAAAGACTTTATACACAAAAGGGATGATTGGTATTGTATTATTGGAGACAAAACAATCAAACCATCTCTAGTAGTGTTTGGTGACAGTCATGCATTATCATTTTTACCAACTATAGATACTAGTTTGCAACAGCTAGGTGAAAGTGCCTACTTTATTGCCACACATGCTTGCCCACCATTATTAAATATCCATTCATTTCATGATAATCAGTCTCTGAGAAATTGTAATAAATTAAATGAAAGAGTATTAAATTTTATTAAAGTAAATGATATTAAAAATATATTCCTGGTTGCCCGATGGACCTACTATACAGACGGTGGCTATGACGGTAATGATTTTTCATATATTGCACTAGAAAATAAAAATATTAAGAATAAAGATGTTAGTCGCAATGCTTTTAAGGTAGGAATTGAAAAAACGTTAGCCTCATATAAAAAGCTAGGTGTAAAACTTACTGTTATCACTCAAATTCCTCAGCAAAAACATAAAGCTTTGGATTTATACTTTGAAAGTTTAAGAAGTGGTGACTCTGTTCAAAATATTTCTTTAAAACGTAGCGACCATGATAATTTGCAAAACTTTGTGAGTTCAATATTTGAAAACAAAAATATAGATTTATTAGATTTTACAGATATTTTTTGTACATCTGAAATTTGCGCTGTTGGTGATGAATTAAACTCACTTTATTATGATGATGATCATTTAAGTTTATCTGGCAGTGAATTAATTGTAAAACCAACGATTAATTATCTAAAATCAAATATTTATTCGAAATAA
- a CDS encoding VTC domain-containing protein, with protein sequence MSFRKEKKFRLTINEFYSMKNLLIENGMTKLYGARKVNSIYFDTLSYDMFSQSEEGVLPRKKIRIRWYEGINRLQLEKKISSVEGRFKTTDKYNLYSNTKEIFKSTLFDKDYGAIHPTLKVSYNREYYMLNKMRITLDSNINYNNITLDPLLDYKDPERVVEIKTAINCSDDFIEKYIPYQVSRFSKYSRGLLISQKNLSEF encoded by the coding sequence ATGAGTTTTCGAAAAGAAAAAAAATTTCGCCTTACAATAAATGAATTTTATTCAATGAAAAATTTACTTATTGAAAATGGTATGACCAAACTTTATGGAGCAAGAAAAGTTAATAGTATTTATTTTGATACTTTATCATACGATATGTTTAGCCAATCTGAAGAAGGCGTTCTTCCAAGAAAAAAAATAAGAATCCGTTGGTATGAAGGTATTAATAGATTACAACTTGAAAAAAAAATTTCGAGTGTTGAGGGAAGATTTAAAACTACTGATAAATACAATCTTTACTCAAATACTAAAGAAATTTTTAAATCTACACTTTTTGATAAAGATTATGGCGCAATACACCCAACTTTGAAAGTGTCTTATAATCGAGAATATTATATGTTAAATAAAATGCGTATTACGCTGGATTCTAACATTAATTATAATAACATAACTCTTGATCCTTTGCTGGATTATAAAGATCCTGAGAGAGTTGTTGAAATTAAAACAGCAATTAATTGCAGCGATGATTTTATTGAAAAATATATACCATATCAAGTATCCAGGTTTTCAAAGTATTCTAGGGGCTTGCTTATTTCTCAGAAAAATCTTAGTGAATTCTAG
- a CDS encoding O-antigen ligase family protein encodes MTFLFQKKNIFLLLFFFPLTHIVGIALTEFYIFCFTIFLCLNFRNKELKLSRLILFISIFSIYVGINAFIQIPDNLKLSSIFHFRYVLFAISIYIFLEVYKRPEKNLRYVFLLIILFISILLVDSCIQYFTGQNIIGQKLSRYGYRVSSFFGDDLILGSFLMRLLPIILWYSYYVNLEINSKKITSIIFFSVYFFTIYISGERTAFGLTILMILMITLFINELREIFIKSFLIFVILVAIVTFFNLGKENTFHRMFVKTYNQFVDKNADNNLSSENVFKKKELSLIEKIENITIFSSDHHGHLVIAKDLFIKNPIFGVGPKGFRYYCRTVEYDPPKGVCSTHPHNILAQLLAELGFFGFLFYFIFIIYIFQLIFSHDKNKINYFDNKLIIILIGLFINLFPFLPSGNFFNNWISSFLYFKIGLMLFSLKKI; translated from the coding sequence ATGACATTCTTATTTCAAAAAAAAAATATATTTTTATTACTATTCTTTTTCCCTTTAACTCATATTGTCGGTATTGCATTAACCGAATTTTATATTTTTTGTTTTACTATTTTCTTATGTTTAAATTTTAGAAATAAAGAGTTAAAGCTAAGCAGATTAATATTATTTATTTCTATATTTTCTATATACGTTGGAATAAATGCATTTATTCAAATACCAGATAATTTAAAGTTATCCTCTATCTTTCATTTTAGATATGTTTTATTTGCTATCTCAATTTATATTTTTTTGGAAGTATATAAAAGACCGGAAAAAAATTTAAGATATGTATTTTTATTAATTATACTTTTTATATCAATATTGTTAGTTGATAGTTGTATTCAATATTTCACAGGTCAAAATATTATTGGTCAAAAATTAAGTCGTTATGGCTACAGAGTTTCAAGTTTTTTTGGTGATGATTTGATTTTAGGAAGTTTTCTTATGAGATTATTGCCAATAATTCTCTGGTATTCATATTATGTAAACTTAGAGATTAATTCAAAAAAAATAACCTCTATAATTTTCTTTTCAGTATATTTTTTTACAATTTATATCTCAGGTGAAAGAACTGCTTTTGGGTTAACAATTTTAATGATCTTAATGATTACATTATTTATAAATGAATTAAGAGAAATTTTTATTAAATCATTTTTAATTTTTGTCATATTAGTTGCAATTGTTACTTTTTTTAATCTTGGAAAAGAAAATACATTTCACAGAATGTTTGTTAAAACATATAATCAATTTGTAGATAAAAATGCAGATAATAATCTTTCTAGTGAGAATGTTTTTAAAAAAAAGGAATTGTCCTTAATTGAAAAAATTGAAAATATTACAATATTTTCATCAGATCATCATGGACATCTTGTAATAGCAAAAGATCTATTCATAAAGAATCCTATTTTTGGTGTAGGTCCAAAAGGGTTTAGGTATTATTGTAGAACAGTTGAGTATGACCCTCCTAAAGGTGTATGCTCTACACATCCACACAACATATTAGCTCAATTATTAGCTGAATTGGGTTTTTTTGGCTTCTTATTCTATTTCATTTTTATAATTTACATTTTCCAACTGATATTTAGTCATGATAAAAACAAGATTAATTATTTTGATAATAAATTAATAATAATTTTAATAGGTTTGTTCATTAATTTATTTCCCTTTTTACCAAGTGGTAATTTTTTCAATAATTGGATTTCTTCATTTTTATATTTTAAGATAGGTTTAATGTTGTTTTCGTTAAAAAAAATTTAA
- a CDS encoding FkbM family methyltransferase, producing MEDSYQFVKIQKKKIKLFTPNHLTEWRVDTLYTKEPETLAWIDKFDPQDKNFIFWDIGSNIGLYSIYASITHPRCQVISFEPSTNNLRVLSRNISINNLEKSIKIFTNPLTDNSKKFLMMQHNEFNEGGALNSFGANHNFEGKKFSFPMKYQLFGFSIKDILDNKFLEIPDYIKIDVDGIEHLILSGAGEYLKNEKIKSVSVEINENFSQQFENVIDIMKKNNFVFIDKKQNNELKNSNGPFSKSFNYIFNKKN from the coding sequence ATGGAAGATAGTTATCAATTTGTGAAAATACAGAAAAAAAAAATAAAACTTTTTACGCCTAACCATTTAACTGAGTGGAGAGTTGATACTTTATATACTAAAGAACCAGAAACACTTGCATGGATAGATAAATTTGATCCTCAAGATAAAAACTTTATTTTTTGGGATATAGGATCAAATATAGGTTTATATTCAATATATGCTTCAATTACTCACCCTCGGTGTCAAGTTATTAGTTTTGAACCATCCACTAATAATTTAAGAGTTTTGTCCAGAAATATCTCTATTAATAATTTAGAAAAATCTATAAAAATATTTACCAATCCTCTGACTGACAACAGTAAAAAATTTCTTATGATGCAACACAATGAATTCAATGAAGGGGGAGCATTAAATTCATTTGGTGCAAATCATAATTTTGAGGGAAAAAAATTCTCTTTTCCTATGAAGTACCAACTTTTTGGTTTTAGTATAAAGGATATATTAGACAATAAATTTCTTGAAATTCCCGATTATATAAAGATTGATGTTGATGGAATTGAGCATCTTATTTTAAGTGGTGCGGGTGAATATTTAAAAAACGAAAAAATCAAAAGTGTATCTGTTGAAATAAATGAAAATTTTAGTCAACAGTTTGAAAATGTAATCGATATAATGAAAAAAAATAATTTTGTATTTATTGATAAAAAACAAAATAATGAATTAAAAAATTCAAATGGACCATTTTCAAAATCATTTAACTACATATTTAATAAAAAAAATTGA
- a CDS encoding methyltransferase domain-containing protein — MNCLICEKNNLNFFDDYRYNIKTDKEYFNNPEIFRCPNCDLSFCNPMPSVANLNTFYSNIYRAHGRPHEFDIIDIRNNNNNNNNISYLEYLEKFIDLERVYQLFDFGSGTGCLGHFIKKKYQKIENNCAEKDRYCKKILEERGYKNYENIDKVNNKFDLIISLHSLEHLTDLKIFEKFKKLSKVNTYIFIEVPNCEINEFYKDRPYDSPHLIFFTKKSFEKIAQKYSLEIIDISYASITLKRNFELMKVSKKKYENWQRGRYIDKAKSYLRKALKYLRIIKNSKNTEKIIFKEDDKYLSNIRVIFKVI; from the coding sequence ATGAATTGTTTAATTTGTGAAAAGAATAATCTAAATTTTTTTGATGATTATCGATACAATATAAAAACTGATAAAGAATATTTTAATAATCCTGAAATTTTTAGATGTCCAAATTGTGATTTATCTTTTTGTAATCCAATGCCATCAGTAGCAAATTTGAATACTTTTTATAGTAATATTTATCGAGCACATGGTAGACCACACGAGTTTGATATTATTGATATTAGAAATAATAATAACAATAATAATAATATTAGTTATTTAGAGTATTTAGAAAAATTTATAGACTTGGAGAGAGTTTATCAATTGTTTGATTTTGGGTCAGGCACAGGATGTCTTGGACATTTTATTAAAAAAAAGTATCAAAAGATTGAAAATAATTGTGCAGAAAAAGATAGATATTGTAAAAAAATTCTTGAAGAAAGAGGATATAAAAATTATGAAAATATAGATAAGGTAAATAATAAATTTGATTTAATTATTAGTCTTCACTCGCTTGAACACTTAACAGATTTAAAAATTTTTGAAAAATTTAAGAAATTATCAAAGGTCAATACTTATATTTTCATAGAAGTACCAAACTGTGAAATTAATGAATTTTATAAAGATAGACCATACGACTCACCACACCTAATATTTTTTACTAAAAAAAGTTTTGAAAAGATTGCACAAAAATACTCACTTGAAATAATAGACATCAGTTATGCTTCGATAACCTTAAAAAGAAATTTTGAACTAATGAAAGTTAGTAAAAAAAAATATGAAAATTGGCAAAGAGGCAGATATATAGATAAAGCGAAATCTTATTTAAGAAAAGCATTAAAATATTTACGTATAATTAAAAATTCTAAAAATACAGAGAAAATAATCTTTAAAGAGGATGACAAATATTTATCAAACATCAGAGTTATATTTAAGGTTATTTAA